Proteins from a genomic interval of Plasmodium reichenowi strain SY57 chromosome 13, whole genome shotgun sequence:
- a CDS encoding isocitrate dehydrogenase (NADP), mitochondrial precursor, whose protein sequence is MGKHIRILKNQYLQFMSKRCIQNKAAFNICGKINVENPIVELDGDEMTRIIWKDIKEKLILPYVNLKIKYFDLSIENRDKTNDQVTIEAAEEIKKTSVGIKCATITPDAARVKEFNLKEMWKSPNGTIRNILDGTVFRTPILIKNIPKLVPNWKKPIVIGRHAYADQYKQKSLKIEKSGKFEIVFTPDDNSQVLRETVFHFKSPGVCLGMYNTEESIRNFALSCFQYALDLKMPVYMSTKSTILKIYDGLFKDIFDEIYEKQFKKSFEQHNLWYEHKLIDDMVAQVLKSEGGFLWACKNYDGDIQSDAVAQGYGSLGLMSSVLLCPDGVTCVSEAAHGTVTRHYRAYQKGEKTSTNPIASIFAWTKGLEHRAKLDKNDDLKQFCYALEKACIETVEDGLMSKDLAGCIKGIKNVTEKDYIFTHDLINAINEKLKLKILQNQSKNDPQATSYKLKNDNWNFYAPQEHST, encoded by the coding sequence atgGGAAAGCATATACgaattttaaaaaatcaaTACCTACAATTTATGTCGAAGAGATGTATTCAAAACAAGGCGGCTTTTAACATATGCGGTAAAATTAACGTAGAAAACCCTATTGTAGAGTTAGATGGAGATGAAATGACTAGAATAATTTGGaaagatataaaagaaaaattaatcTTACCATATGTTAACttaaagataaaatattttgatttatcTATTGAAAATCGAGATAAGACTAATGATCAAGTTACCATAGAAGCTGctgaagaaataaaaaaaacttCAGTAGGTATAAAATGTGCAACTATAACACCTGATGCTGCAAGAGTTAAagaatttaatttaaaGGAAATGTGGAAAAGTCCAAACGGTActataagaaatatattagatGGTACTGTTTTTAGAACACCTATacttattaaaaatatacctAAACTAGTACCTAATTGGAAGAAACCAATTGTTATAGGAAGACATGCATATGCTGATCAATATAAACAGAAATCTTTAAAAATCGAAAAAAGTGGGAAATTTGAAATTGTATTTACTCCAGATGATAATTCACAAGTACTTAGAGAAACtgtttttcattttaaatCTCCTGGTGTATGTTTAGGTATGTATAATACAGAAGAATCTATACGAAATTTTGCATTGTCTTGTTTTCAATATGCTTTAGATCTTAAAATGCCAGTTTATATGAGTACTAAAAGTACTATactaaaaatatatgatggtttatttaaagatatttttgatgaaatttatgaaaaacaatttaaaaaatcTTTTGAACAACATAATTTATGGTATGAACATAAACTAATTGATGATATGGTTGCTCAAGTATTAAAATCAGAAGGTGGATTTTTATGGGCAtgtaaaaattatgatgGTGATATTCAATCTGATGCTGTTGCTCAAGGTTATGGAAGTTTAGGATTAATGTCATCTGTGTTATTATGTCCAGACGGTGTTACGTGTGTTTCAGAAGCTGCCCATGGTACCGTCACTAGACATTATAGAGCTTATCAAAAGGGAGAAAAAACATCAACAAATCCTATAGCCTCTATTTTTGCATGGACCAAAGGATTAGAACATAGAGCAAAAttagataaaaatgatgatttAAAACAATTTTGTTATGCTTTAGAAAAGGCATGTATCGAAACGGTAGAAGATGGATTGATGTCTAAAGATCTAGCAGGATGTATTAAAGgtattaaaaatgttacTGAGAAGGATTATATCTTTACTCATGATTTAATCAATGCTATTAATGAAAAACTAAAATTAAAGATACTTCAAAATCAATCCAAAAATGATCCACAAGCTACTTCATATAAATTGAAAAACGATAACTGGA
- a CDS encoding hypothetical protein (conserved Plasmodium protein, unknown function): protein MEDVQVDKNVKKKDDFSLDVNNKVNDFNKLSYFPNENKKSFSNNLINKRELGNIERGDINKMYDIKKDVLLTSGEEEEEDEDDDDDDDDDDDDDDDDDDDDDDDDDEDDDDEDDDDDEEHFNNYNYNNNKNNTSKINKKSSKYHKDDNSSSLNCLSDEDNLYYSMNEGYRTNYIMESLFDKNSFIYFTVPYNKYNYTNYFINWNKISFRMYASLNSVMYRNIRKRKLGSISDLNNNMKNPLICIMNNFLYFLLLSEYLNFNELFKLMPLCKSSYNIFNHTFCINVHINPYKQKISDIIKFMRKNKEYQFNILKNINNQRRDRSSFYEQKEELFNDEKKFNMILSHELKKEKNNVFNDTIVHNMNNKNEEQKQNPDNKNNQLCNKNIIGNIKKSTNYDIIKCSDISEVFFTNNILNMRYLFSLYEYIRLYLSKYNREKVQFCILQQRFKYNRKHNNISFDNISPYANKVSSLEFKVKLKKYIQRRWNIKSNYIHEAYFCHKKEKSRNNNTKEDNLQNDSNSNNNNNDNNNDNNNDNNNDNNNDNNNDNSTEYYSGGVIKIIENRYSHLYPSFSSFITLDKEGYVNMWKINNIDSVLPTPLYKSKLYINDKKDLTLKDGICLGEDKFLIVDMKSLYHVSLEDKEDQPLNKINVDLKKDECVIKSIIQNGRNKCTVGLNKTICQRIDLEKECIESSKSISDDFQKMCCYDDNTNIVLSKKNILIDDRRLGDYVCYVNYNLIDYENSKKYYKTTNFFCDIDLTGITLTSLNSNNSMFIFDLRYKYPSTCLYNDNIIIETMYTKENEKLKYLFNMKSNYNSKYYCMNKKYSAYHDNIILCPPCNVGNIKKNNIQYKNKYNNMEQINDTSLFVKSKIISDESFIYNITKDKNKKQFYNLPTSYLNIWRWCNKRQFKSLFHYYDDLTKNRKFHINYDANKNFYEHLIYDSIYKFVDTPNHLFVTYEDSNYIHSFMAPSYGLHMTSSFNETPNYMHPTNL from the exons ATGGAAGATGTACAAGTAGATAAAAAcgtgaaaaaaaaagacgATTTTAGTCTGGatgttaataataaggTGAACGATTTTAATAAGCTATCTTATTTTCCAAATGAAAATAAGAAATctttttcaaataatttaattaataaaagagAATTGGGAAATATAGAGAGAGGGGATATCAACAAAATGTATGACATAAAGAAGGATGTTCTATTAACATCGGGTGAAGAAGAGGAGGAGGATGAGGATGAcgatgatgatgatgacgATGATGAcgatgatgatgatgacgATGACGATGACGATGACGATGATGACGATGAAGATGATGACGATGAAGATGATGACGATGATGAAGAGCACTTTAACAATTACAACtacaacaataataaaaacaatacAAGTAAGATTAATAAAAAGAGTTCTAAATATCATAAGGATGATAATTCAAGCTCGTTAAATTGCTTGTCCGATGAGGACaacttatattattctatGAATGAAGGATATAGAACTAATTATATTATGGAATCATTATTTGATAAGAATtcctttatatattttacagttccatataataaatataattacacaaattattttattaattgGAATAAAATAAGTTTTCGTATGTATGCTTCATTAAATTCAGTTATGTATAGgaatataagaaaaagaaaattagGTAGTATAAGtgatttaaataataatatgaaaaatccacttatttgtataatgaataattttttatattttcttttattaagTGAATATTTAAACTTTAACGaactttttaaattaatgCCATTATGTAAatcatcatataatatttttaatcaCACCTTTTGTATTAACGTACATATCAATCCATATAAACAAAAGATTTCAGATATCATTAAATTTATGaggaaaaataaagaatatcaatttaatattttaaagaatataaataaccAAAGGAGGGATCGAAGTAGTTTTTATGAGCAGAAAGAAGAGTTATTTAAcgatgaaaaaaaatttaatatgattttatcacatgaattaaaaaaggaaaaaaataatgtatttaATGACACCATAGTTcataatatgaataataaaaatgaagaacaaaaacaaaatcctgataataaaaataatcaattgtgtaataagaatattattggtaatataaagaaaagtactaattatgatataataaaatgttcAGATATATCAGAAGTATTTTTTACGAATAATATTCTGAATATGAGATATCTATTTAGTctttatgaatatataagattatatttaagtaaatataatagGGAAAAGGTACAATTCTGTATATTACAACAAagatttaaatataatagaaAGCATAATAACATCTcttttgataatatatctCCTTATGCTAATAAAGTTTCGTCCCTTGAATTCAAAGTTAAAttgaagaaatatatacaaagGAGATGGAATATTAAAagtaattatatacatgAAGCATATTTTTGtcataaaaaagaaaaatcaagaaataataatacaaaagaggataatttacaaaatgatagtaatagtaataataataataatgataataataatgataataataatgataataataatgataataataatgataataataatgataatagtACTGAATATTATAGTGGTGgtgttataaaaattattgaaAACAGATATAGTCATTTATATCcatcattttcatcattCATAACATTAGATAAAGAAGGATATGTTAACATGTGgaaaattaataatattgattCTGTTCTTCCGACACCTTTATACAAATCAAAATTGtatattaatgataaaaagGATTTGACTCTAAAGGATGGAATATGTCTCGGTGAAGATAAATTTTTGATCGTCGACATGAAATCATTGTATCATGTATCCCTTGAag ATAAAGAAGATCAGCCcttaaataaaataaacgTAGACCTAAAAAAAGACGAATGTGTCATAAAAAGTATCATACAAAATGGAAGAAATAAATGTACCGTTGGTTTAAACAAAACAATATGCCAAAGAATAGACTTAGAAAAAGAATGTATTGAGAGTTCCAAAAGTATTAGTGATGATTTTCAAAAAATGTGCTgttatgatgataatacaaatatagttttaagtaaaaaaaatatattaattgaTGACAGAAGGTTAGGGGATTATGTATGTTATGTTAATTATAACTTAATAGATTATgaaaattcaaaaaaatattataagactacgaattttttttgtgatATAGATTTAACAGGAATAACATTAACATCATtaaattcaaataattcaatgtttatatttgatttaagatataaatatccATCTACCTGTTTATATAAcgataatataataatagaaacCATGTatacaaaagaaaatgaaaagttaaaatatttatttaatatgaaatctaattataattctaaatattattgtatgaataaaaaatatagcgcatatcatgataatattatattatgtcCACCATGTAATGTtggaaatattaaaaaaaataatattcaatataaaaataaatataataatatggaacaaataaatgataCTTCATTATTTGTCAAAAGTAAAATTATATCTGATgaatcatttatttataatattacaaaagataaaaataaaaaacaattttatAATCTGCCTACatcatatttaaatatatggaGATGGTGTAATAAAAGACAATTTAAATCCTTGTTTCATTATTATGACGatttaacaaaaaatagaaaatttCACATTAATTATGATgcaaataaaaatttttatgaacACTTAATATATGATTCTATCTATAAATTTGTAGATACACCAAATCATCTTTTCGTAACCTATGAAGattcaaattatatacattcaTTTATGGCACCCTCATATGGATTACATATGACAAGCTCATTTAATGAAACTCCGAATTATATGCACCCAACCAatctataa
- a CDS encoding hypothetical protein (conserved Plasmodium protein, unknown function): protein MEDILDNIDIKNSLQKQINEVMDENEKQYNEIKAYIENEKKQIEIMKNKTKEKKISINRLNHEIEANTVLVTELKESVMEEEKKLEEYPKLISEINNKLNLILKNFDSSKLEYNTVKLHKDYIQGEWKKKLETLYKLLGFEIILEDDKIVIEFSNIQDSEPQKKYRATLVLKNGIYEVIETNPRINKFEDFVDSLNKGLPFTTFCCLLRRSFKELK from the exons ATGGAAGATATATTAGATAACATCGATATAAAGAATTCTTTACAGaaacaaataaatgaagttatggatgaaaatgaaaaacaatataatgAGATAAAAGCATACatagaaaatgaaaaaa AGCAAATAGAAATTATGAAGAATAAAActaaagaaaaaaagatatCAATAAATCGATTAAATCATG AGATTGAGGCTAACACTGTATTGGTCACAGAATTGAAGGAAAGTGTGATG GAggaggaaaaaaaattagagGAATATCCCAAATTAATTTCTGAgattaataataaattaaatttaattttaaaaaattttgattCGTCCAAATTGG aatATAATACAGTTAAATTACATAAGGATTATATTCAAGGAGAATGGAAGAAAAAACTAGAAACCTTGTATAAGCTTTTAGGGtttgaaataatattagaAG ATGATAAAATAGTTATAGAGTTTTCAAATATTCAAGATTCTGAACCACAAAAGAAATATCGAGCAACTCTTGTTTTGAAAAATGGGATATATGAAG tAATTGAAACGAACCCAcgtattaataaatttgaAGATTTTGTCGACAGTTTAAATAAAGGATTACCCTTCACTACTTTTTGTTGTCTACTAAGACGATCatttaaagaattaaaataa
- a CDS encoding dynactin subunit 2, putative, whose amino-acid sequence MKDEIEEGDEKKENFQNRQREIETSEYKTNHENNNNMDEIRKDNNISNNINENLKRDNSSDYNVKENIPMVHKDSIIKEDISSKNDLILDDKNNFVKNMITPEIQNEQMIDKDMLNNIKLYSKKFEEKRKKDILNSYNEYYNNNNNKGTNKKDYSSYLDNNKKVLKEKLKPDIRDIFYKSQEKEIFEYIPDSSNYYVCHNEPKELYKDIVNLNKNILDNININIYSSPLDTYLSNMMTEYSEKEHEHILKEQNSSIILNDEEKIKKYKQEDIEIKELIDISTYNEPKHSYEFYKNKILKIYDNGVQVEIQPDKLKYNNSTYYEYNQGMKSFLEDPLCYLQKLKCEVDDISSYIIEIGNIHTTKEALNNEGNNNNNNNNNNNNNNILNDEEIKENDKLIKHILHDREPQEVLVELLSLKKDITNILNDESLKKYFQHEYNNKEIYNEGNEKCDTYDKNHMNHPVNINSNNADIHTLFETLQNCDDLFSNNTNIQSCSENQIDNIKSVQKFDIYTIKNKKEERHIHVTDLLNMEKKITRIEKVLGIDKMSMLPYDDLNHAILDIYNKLSLLDNNKLENVKKKVQILQSEFLNLKKYKKELLNISKERGNYEETIDELFKILDIWKKTHHIIPNVLSRLYQLKKIHDNADSFSSRINDLENEQIKLCDTLNIAESNIKLINSKMDESIELLKNTLTKIECQNSTYNK is encoded by the exons ATGAAGGACGAAATAGAAGAAGGAgatgaaaaaaaggaaaattttcaaaataGACAAAGGGAGATTGAAACAAGtgaatataaaacaaatcatgaaaacaacaacaatatGGATGAGATAAgaaaagataataatatatcaaataatataaatgaaaatttaaaaaggGACAATTCTAGTGATTATAATgttaaagaaaatatacCTATGGTACATAAGGATAGTATTATAAAAGAGGATATATCATcaaaaaatgatttaattctagatgataaaaataattttgtaaaaaacATGATTACACCTGAAATACAAAATGAACAAATGATAGATAAAGACAtgttaaataatataaagttGTATAGCAAAAAATTTGaagaaaaaaggaaaaaagaTATACTGAATAGttataatgaatattataataataataataataaaggtacaaataaaaaagacTATTCGTCATATTTagataataacaaaaaagtactgaaagaaaaattaaaaccTGATATACgtgatatattttataaatctcaagaaaaagaaatctTTGAATATATCCCAGATAGTagtaattattatgtatgCCATAATGAACCcaaagaattatataaagatatagTAAATCtgaacaaaaatattttggataatataaatattaatatatattcatcaCCATTAGATACTTATTTATCAAATATGATGACTGAGTACAGTGAAAAAGAACATGAACATATCttaaaagaacaaaattCAAGTATTATACTtaatgatgaagaaaagataaaaaaatacaaacaAGAAGATATAGAAATCAAGGAATTAATAGACATTAGTACATATAACGAACCAAAACATTCTTAtgaattttataaaaataaaattttaaaaatttatgatAACGGAGTACAAGTTGAAATTCAACCagataaattaaaatataataattctacttattatgaatataatcAAGGAATGAAAAGTTTTCTTGAAGATCCTCTATGttatttacaaaaattaaaatgtgAAGTAGATGatatatcatcatatataatagaaataGGAAATATTCATACTACAAAGGAAGCGCTGAACAATGAAGgtaacaacaacaacaacaacaataataataataataataataatatattaaatgatgaagaaattaaagaaaatgataaactcataaaacatatattacatGATAGGGAACCCCAAGAAGTTTTAGTAGAATTACtatcattaaaaaaagatataacaaatatattaaatgatgaatcattaaaaaaatattttcaacATGAATATAACAACAAAGAAATATACAATGAAGGAAATGAAAAGTGTGATACATACGATAAGAATCATATGAACCATCcagtaaatataaatagtaataatGCTGATATACATACACTATTTGAAACCCTACAAAATTGTGACGACTTATTTTctaataatacaaatatacaATCTTGTAGTGAAAATCAAATcgataatataaaaagcGTGCAAAAgtttgatatatatacaataaaaaataaaaaagaagaaagaCATATTCATGTTACAGATTTGTTAAATAtggagaaaaaaattactaGAATTGAAAAAGTTCTAGGAATTGATAAAATGTCCATGTTACCATATGATGATCTTAATCATGCAATTCTagacatatataataaattatcattattagATAATAACAAATTAGAGAATGTCAAAAAAAAGGTACAAATTCTTCAATCCGAATTTctaaatttaaaaaaatataaaaaggagctattaaatatatctaaaGAAAGAGGAAATTATGAAGAAACGATAGATGaactttttaaaattctagatatatggaaaaaaaCACATCATATCATACCAAATGTATTATCAAGATTATATCAACTCAAAAAGATACACGATAATGCTGATTCATTTTCTTCCAGAATTAACG atttagaaaatgaacaaataaaGTTATGCGACACATTAAATATAGCAGAATCAAATATcaaattaattaattctAAAATGGATGAAAGTATAGAATTATTGAAAAATACATTAACGAAAATAGAATGTCAAAACAGTacttataataaataa
- a CDS encoding protein transport protein SEC61 subunit alpha, putative: MVRFLNLIKPVMFLLPEVQSPDRKLPFKEKLLWTAVSLFVFLICCQIPLYGIVTSKSSDPFYWMRVILASNRGTLMELGISPIVTSGMVMQLLAGSKIIDVDQSLKEDRTLFQGAQKLLGLLITLGEAIAYVISGIYGNISEIGTGHAIIIILQLFFAGVVVILLDELLQKGYGLGSGISLFIATNICETIMWKSFSPTTINTDKGIEFEGAIISLIYCLFTESNKISALKKAFYRTHAPNVTNLLATILVFLIVIYLQGFRVDLSVKYQSVRGQQGTYPIKLFYTSNIPIILQTALVSNLYFFSQILYKRFKNSILVNLLGQWQEVESSGTSIPIGGLAYYISPPNSFADITNDPFHTLVYISFVLIACAFFSKTWIEVSGSSAKDVAKQLRDQQIGMRGFRDTPTSLTRVFNRYIPTAAAFGGMCIGALTILADFLGALGSGTGILLAVTIIYQFYEMLVKEQEKAASLF; encoded by the exons atgg TGAGATTTTTGAATTTGATCAAGCCTgttatgtttttattacCAGAGGTTCAGTCTCCAGATAGAAAGTTACCATTTAAAGAGAAATTATTATGGACTGCTGTTTctttgtttgtttttttgATATGTTGTCAAATACCATTGTATGGTATCGTCACAAGTAAATCTAGTGATCCTTTTTATTGGATGAGAGTTATATTAGCTTCTAACAGAGGTACTTTAATGGAATTAGGTATATCTCCTATTGTTACTAGTGGTATGGTTATGCAATTATTGGCAGGTTCTAAGATTATAGATGTTGATCAGAGCTTGAAAGAAGATCGTACATTATTTCAAGGAGCACAGAAGTTATTAGGATTATTGATTACCTTAGGTGAAGCTATAGCATATGTGATAAGTGGAATTTATGGAAATATATCTGAGATAGGTACTGGACATGccataataattatactTCAGTTATTTTTTGCCGGTGTTGTagttatattattagatGAATTATTGCAGAAGGGATATGGATTAGGTTCTGgtatttcattatttatagcAACGAATATATGTGAAACAATTATGTGGAAATCTTTTAGTCCTACAACAATAAATACAGATAAAGGAATAGAATTTGAAGGTGCAATAATATCATTAATTTATTGTTTATTTACAGAATCAAACAAAATATCTGCATTGAAAAAAGCTTTTTATAGAACACATGCACCTAATGTTACTAATTTGTTAGCTACCATATTAGTGTTTTTgattgttatatatttacaagGATTTAGAGTTGATTTATCTGTTAAATATCAGAGCGTAAGAGGACAACAAGGAACTTATCCTATAAAATTGTTTTATACTAGTAATATACCCATTATATTACAAACAGCTTTGGTATCGAACTTATACTTCTTTTCTCagattttatataaaagatttAAGAATAGTATCTTAGTGAATTTATTAGGACAATGGCAAGAAGTAGAATCGAGTGGTACATCTATACCTATTGGAGGTTTAgcatattatatatcacCACCTAATTCTTTTGCAGATATCACAAATGATCCATTCCATACATtggtatatatatcatttgtATTAATTGCCTGTGCTTTTTTTTCGAAAACTTGGATTGAAGTATCAGGAAGTTCAGCTAAAGATGTAGCAAAACAATTAAGAGATCAACAAATTGGAATGAGAGGATTCAGAGATACACCTACATCCTTAACACGTGTATTTAATAGATACATCCCAACTGCTGCAGCTTTTGGTGGAATGTGTATTGGAGCTCTAACAATTCTTGCTGATTTTCTTGGAGCTTTAGGAAGTGGTACAGGTATATTATTAGCAGTAACAATAATTTATCAGTTTTATGAGATGTTAGTAAAAGAACAAGAAAAAGCAGCATCATTATTTTAG
- a CDS encoding nuclear import protein MOG1, putative has product MEEKLYEKHFFDKYIKMDIPNDYLDASRFRIIPDNQEVYVHKYDNRCFIIEVLCYEVMNDNDKSKYYFNDLAKENGSIENMIIVNNNSLSHVQRNYNLIVGKQKIKKQNENDYENVFLYIGIFPYKEYNADILITWNVPKDNFNIHPELDIFNNMLKSFRILDYQLFV; this is encoded by the coding sequence atggaagaaaaattatatgaaaaacatttttttgataAGTACATAAAGATGGACATACCTAATGATTATTTGGATGCTTCAAGATTTAGAATAATTCCTGATAATCAAGAAGTATATGttcataaatatgataatagATGTTTTATAATTGAAGTATTATGTTATGAAGTTATGAATGATAATGACAAAAGTaagtattattttaatgatTTAGCTAAGGAAAATGGAAGTATagaaaatatgataattgtaaataataatagtttATCACATGTACAGagaaattataatttaattgtagggaaacaaaaaattaaaaaacaGAATGAAAATGATTATGAGAATgttttcttatatataggtatatttccatataaagaatataatgctgatatattaataacGTGGAATGTACCAAAagataattttaatatacatccagaattagatatatttaacaATATGTTAAAATCCTTTAGGATTCTTGATTACCaattatttgtttaa
- a CDS encoding DNA/RNA-binding protein Alba 2, putative, which produces MPGSTKSDTKLENEIRISYKSDALDYVYKAIVLFETYDEIILSGVGKAISSVVNVAEMVKRRAKGLHQFTKLYEKEHVIKREDNSGLKKNSKNEDKKSGDEEEEEEEEDEENNKNKEANNRTVEFITTVPCMKIILSKNEDKIDKNEIGYQKPLDEKEVNVMTPEQILKEKSYRRRYRRGGRGGDRFRSYRRNYYETSMWNNRRYEKRN; this is translated from the exons aTGCCTGGTAGCACAAAGAGTGATACAAAATTAGAAAACGAGATTAGAATTAGTTACAAGAGTGATGCATTAGATTATGTCTATAAAGCTATTGTATTATTCGAGACCTATGatgaaattattttatcagGAGTAGGAAAAGCTATAAGTTCTGTTGTTAATGTAGCTGAAATGGTAAAAAGGAGAGCCAAGGGCTTACACCAGTTTACCAAACTTTACGAAAAGGAGCATGTAATTAAAAG AGAGGATAATAGTGGCTTGAAAAAGAACTCAAAAAATGAAGACAAGAAATCGGGGGATGAAGAAGAggaagaagaagaagaagatgaggaaaacaataaaaacaaagaaGCAAATAACAGAACTGTTGAATTTATTACTACTGTTCCATGtatgaaaattattttatcaaaaaATGAGGATAAAATTGACAAAAATGAAATAGGTTATCAGAAACCATTGGACGAAAAAGAAGTAAATGTTATGACCCCAGAACAAATATTAAAGGAAAAATCTTATAGAAGAAGAT ATAGAAGAGGAGGACGTGGTGGTGATCGATTTAGATCATATCGAAGAAACTATTATGAAACATCCATGTGGAATAATAGAAgatatgaaaaaagaaattaa